Below is a window of Candidatus Eremiobacterota bacterium DNA.
TACCTTGTCGATGCGGTCGATCTCCTGCTTCAGGCGGGCGAACAGGCTCATGATCCCTGCACTGTCTGATTCCTTGGCAGCCTTCTCAAGCTCGCTGCCAAGGACGGTCATGTTATCGAGTCCGTACATCCCCCCGCTCCCTTTCATCTTGTGCCCCAGTTTCCGGATCTCCGGGAAGTTCGCCGCTGACAGGTATTCCTCGATGGCGGCCGCATCACGGCGGCGGTTGTCCAGGTAAAGGGGGATGAGGCTCAGGATCTCGCCGTCAATATGGGAGAGCATGTCTTTCTTCACAGGGGCGGGGTGAGCCACCTCCTCCCTTTCGACTTCCCTCTCCCCGGGGATTCCCCGGGAAGACATATACTGCCTTATCACGTCCAGCAGGATTTCTCTTCTCAGGGGCTTCTGGACTATGACATCGCACCCCGCCTCGTGTATCCTGGCAATCTCCTCCTTGTCCGAATGAGCAGTCATCGCAATGACCGGTGTTTTTCTCCCGCCGGATTCCCTTATGGCCTTCACCATCTCTATGCCGTTCATGACAGGCATTTCAATGTCGGTAATCACGAGCTCCACCTTGTTGTTGAGGTAAACCGAGAGCCCATCCCTGCCGGTTGTCGCGTAGATGACCCGCCAGGCCGTCTCTTTCTTCAGGTAGCGCTCGATGAGCAGCAGGTTCTCCGAGGTGTCTTCCACGACGAGGATGGTGGGAAGATCCAGGAGCCACCGCTGGATGGACTGCAGGAGCACCTCCCTGGTGAAGGGCTTGGTAAGGTAATCGTCCATGCCGGCGAAGAAGGCCCTGTTCCTGTACTCCGCCATGGCATGGGCTGTGAGCGCGATTATGGGGACCCGCCTGCTGCCTCTCTCGCGCTCCAGGCCCCTGATTCTCCTTGTGGCCTCGAGGCCGTCCATCTCGGGCATGTGGAGGTCCATGAGCACGAGGTCGAAATCCTGGCGGCGGAAGAGCTCGACGGCCGCCGTGCCGCTCTCTGCCAGGGCAATGGCATGTCCTGCCTTTTTCAGGATGGTGCTGAGCAGGACCTGGCTCTCGCGGCTGTCCTCGGCAATGAGGATACTCACCTGCCCTCCCGGCGCCTTCCCAGCCGAGGGAGCATGCTCCGCGGGGGCGGCGGATTCCTGCTTTTCATCGAGTATCACGGTGCCGCACTGGAAGGGAATCTCCATCGAGAAGGTGGTCCCCGCCCCCTCGACACTCTCCACCTTGATGGTCCCTTTCAGGGCCTCCACGAGGTTCTGCGTGATGTAGAGTCCAAGCCCCGTGCCGCCGAATCTCCTCGAGATGGAGCTGTCGGCCTGGGTGAAGCGCCCGAAGATGGAGCCGAGCTTGTCCTTCGGGATGCCGATGCCTGTATCGGAGACCCTGAAGAGGAGGTGAACGCATTTCGCTCCGGTCTCTCTTGAGGCTACAGTGAGCTTTATCCCGCCTTTTTCAGTGAATTTCACCGCGTTTCCGCAGAGGTTGATCAGTATCTGCCTCAGCAGGGCGGGATCGCCTCTCACATATTCAGGCACACTCTCCTCCACCGAGGAGGAGAGGGCGATATTCTTCTCCTGTCCTTTGATTCTGAAAAGGCTCATGACCTGCTCCACGAGCTCCGCGGGCCTGAAGGGGATCTCGTCGATATTGAGCTGTCCCGCTTCAAGCTTTGAGAGGTCCAGTATCTGGTTCATCAGCGCGAGGAGCGCCTCGGCGGAGTTCTTGACAAGGGAGAGATAGTACTGCTGGTCGGCGGCCGTTTCGGCGTCTCTGGCGAGCTCCGTCATGCCGATAATCGCCGTCATGGGGGTTCTTATGTCGTGGCTCATGTTGGCGAGGAACTCGCTCTTGGCGAGATTGGAGCTCTCCGCCTCCTCTTTCGCCTTTTTCAGCTCCTCTTCCATCTTTCTGCGCTCAGTGATGTTCCGCACGATAGCGATGACCTGGCTCTGCGAGAGGGCCATGAAGCGTGCCTCGAACGCGGCCTCTCCTCCGGGCATCGGGAGGCTGTATTCCAGGCTCGCCATTGTGCCGCTGGCAAGCGCCCCGGTGAGTCCCTGGACGACTCTCCCCGAGACTTCCGCGGGCAGTATCTCCTGCACTTTTTTCCCGATGAAGTGAGAAGGCTCCAGATAGAGGTCCGTGGACTTCCCCGAGATGTAATCCAGGATGACGCCCGAGGCGTCCAGCCTGAAGAAGAGATCGGGGAAGGCGTTGAAGATGGCCTGGAGCTCGGAAGTCTTCTGGGTGATCTTTTCCTCGGCGCGCTTTCGCTCCGTGATGTCCCTCACTATGCCGGTAAACATGAGCTGATCTCCCTGGTACATCTCGCCTATGGCAAAATCGATAGGGAACGTGGTCCCGTCCTTGCGCAGCCCCTCGCACTCCCGGCCGATGCCTATGATTTTTGCCTTGCGGGTTCTCAGGTATTCCTCCATGGAGGAATCATGCTGCTCCCGGTATGCAGCCGGGATGACCATGGTCACGTTATTGCCGACAAGCTCGGCGGCGCGGTAGCCGAATATGCTCTCAGCGGCGCGGTTCACCGTCCTGATGACGCCTCTGTGATCGGTAGTGATTATGCCGTCTATGACGTTGTTCACTATGGATCTGAGGTGCTCTTCCCTTTCGCTGAGCGATGATTCGGCGGTCTTGCGGTCGGTGATGTCAAGTATATAGCCATGGAGATGGGTCACTGTGCCGGAGGCATTCCTGATTTCAAAAGTGTAATCGGTTACCCACCTTACCTCTCCGTTCTTGCAGATGATTCTGTAATCAAGCCTGTAATAGGCCGCCTCACTGACACGGTAAAGCGTTTCCTCGTCGGCTATCCGCTTCTGGTCGTCGGGATGGATGAGATCGGCGTAGGAGACCTTGCCTTCCAGGAATTCTTCCACGCGGTAGCCGAACTGCGTCACGTTGGGAGAGATGTACTCTATCGGCCATGGCGGCGCGGCAAGGCATTTGAAGACCACCACGGGACCGCTCATAAAGATCCTGTGCTCCTCCAGCAGGTCTGCCTCCGCTTTCCTGCGCTCGGTGATATCCCTTATGAACCCTGTGAAATGAGGCTCGTCGCCGATTTCGAAACGTGTGATTGACACTTCGGCGGGAAATTCCGTGCCGTCGGCCCTGAGGGCGGGGAGCTCGATGCGCCTGCCGAGAATTGCCGACTCCCCGGTATCCAGGTGCCGCTTCATTCCCTCCCTGTGCCGCTGCCTGTGTGATTCCGGCACCAGGGTGTCCGCAATGGTTTTCCCTATGATCTCCTCCCGGCGGTATCCGAAGATCTTCTCGGCGGCAGAGTTGAACTCCGTGATCCTTCCCGCGCGGTCAATGCTCACCAGGCTGTCCAGCGAGGTTTCCACTGTGGCCCGCAGGCGCTTCCTCTCCACGCTGAGCTTTTCTGCCGCTTTCTTCGCATCCTGGACCGCTGTTTTCTGGATTTCAAGCACCTGCAGGAGCTCATTCACCGGGTCATGGAGGGCGAAGTCATGGAGGGAGAGCCCCAGCTTCCTGAGGGAGTCAGGCTCGGTGACCCAGAGGGAGCAGAGAAAGATGATATACTCGGGGATGGCGTTGTGCATCATCTGCCCCCGGAGGATCACAGGCCTCTCGCGGTACTCCAGGATGAAGAGGAGCCCCCGGTGCTCTCTCACCGATTCAAAGGTGAAAGGGACCTCGGGGTATCTGAAGGTGAAGAAGTCGCTTATTCTCTTTCCCCTGAGATCGTCCCGGAGGAGGACTGCCAGTGACGGGCCCGCCTGCAGCACCTCGAGGGAAGGGCCGAAGACCACGTGGAAGGGAAAGGCCTCCATGAGCTGCCGGTGGTCAAGGCCCGCGGAAAAGTCTCTCATAAGCGCTCTCCTGCCGTCTTCCAGGTTATCCGGAACTCGTCATGGTCTGCGCCGCCGTCTTTCAGGGCAAGGGCGCGCAGCTCAATCTCCGTGCCGAATCTTTCCGCGAGGCCCTGGAGAAGCCCTTCCACGAAGGGGGCGAGGCCCCGGCGCCCGGAAAAGTAATGGAGGTGCAGCGACTGCTCCCGGCGGTCGCTCACGATGAACCGCGGAGGCTTCAGGTCGGGGAAAAGGAGGGAGACGCGGGCATGGAGGTCGGGAAGGTTGTCCAGGAACTCGCCGAGGGACCTTCCCGTTGACTCCATCAGATCGCGGTAGCTTTCGGCGGCGGTCCTGAGGACCCAGTGCCTGCCGAAGGCCCTGAGGACATCCCCGGGAGGCATCGAGAGCTCTGCGCTTGCCGCTCCCACCAGGTTATAGGTCATCTCGTCGGGGTAGCTCTCGGTGCTTATGAAGGCCTCCACTTCGAGGCCCGCCTTTTTCCTGACCTGCTCCCACATGGCTTCACCATGGTCCCTGGTGATCAGATCTTCTATCGCCTTGTTCGCCATCCCGTACAAGAAAAGTCACCTCCTTTCGCCACTCTTTTCAGCATGTTTCTTTTGCGCGAGGCCTCTTATTTCCTTCATAGTTCCCCGATCACCGGGGAAAAATATCGCAGCCATGAAACGCTCCCCTGGAGCTCATAAAGGGAAAAAATGGCATGCAGAGAAGTACGGAAAGAGGAATGCCGCGGCGGGGCGGGCCCCGCCCGCCGCATTCAGGGAGGTGGGTCCATGACTCCGGTGTATTATCCCCTGCTTTACGGATTGTACGCCTGCGCGCTCTATCTGCTCGCCTGTTATTACTGGTCAAGGGGCAGGTTCCCGAATCTCTTCGGCAGGGAGTGCTCTTTTCACACAGCCCCTTACCGTGACGGCCTCGACTCGGCACTTGCCCTGCCCGCGTTCATCGCATCGGTGAGCGCGGTGCTCTGGTTTCTTGTCGCCACCCATATGCCGGTGCTGAGGGAGATTATCCTGGGGGTTCTTTTCATCCCCCTCTTGATCCCCCTGTTCCTCTTCTATTCGGGCTTCAAGGAAGCACGGGCGGGCCGGACCGCCGAGATATTCCGCATCTATACGCAGAAGTGCGGTCATCCCCGGGTCATCCCCGATCACATCAAGAGAGGCTACGTGGCCCACAGGCAGGAGCAGGCGGCCCTGATGGCGGCGAAGTGGGGCTTTTTTCTGGTCCTGGCATTCATCTCTTTCATGGTATGCACGGGGAACCGCGGTGACCTCGCTCCCGTATGGTGGATGGAGCCGGTGGGAAACCTGAGGATCGGCGCCCTCACCGTGATCATGATCCTGCTTGCCTTTATTGAGGCGGGCATGGCACTGCTCTCGGCGCGCCTGGCTCACCGCTGGTGGAAATGCAGGGAGCTCGAGGGGGCCCTGCCTCACTTTGAAAAGGCAAGGCAGGGGCTTATCGATGACACCGTGGAGCGCTACCCCCTCAAGGATTTCAAGAATCCCCTGAACAGGGACTGTTTCGACGGATATGTGGCCGGTGAAAAGCTCGGCCCCCTGCTGGATCATGCCTGGGGCAGGTTCCTGGAGCACGTGAGCAGGGGGAGCATGGAGCTTGAGTACTCCATGATGCCCTTCGGTCTCCTGAGAGGCACGGCCCTTCCATGGAAGGAGATAAAGAATGAGCTCACCGGCAAGATAGCCTCCCTGGCCTCGGAGCTCCAGGAGAAAGACAGGGCAGTCCTGGAAAAAGTGAAAGAAGGGCTTGATGCCCTCGATGCCGGGACCGACATTGAACTATGGGGAAAGCATCAGAAAACTCTTATTGAGGCCGCCCAGCAGTGGTACCATTATAAAACGCTGATTTCCCGGGATTTTGTGCAGTGGGTGAACGAGAACCTTAAAGACAGAGGCACCTTCTGGTAAGAGTCCGGAAAAACCTGTCGCGGGGCAGCAAGGCGGGGAGCACCTCACAGGGGATCCCTCAGCGGCCGCCCGCGGGAAAGAGTGCGGGAAAGTGTTTGACAGGCGCGTCAGAATAGGGCTTGATGTGGGCCATTACAGCATCAAGGCGGCGATTTATGCCGCTGACAGGAGAAGGCTTCTTGAATTGCGCGAGGTGGAGCTCCTTCCCGGGAGGGAGTATATTGATGACAAGCCTTCCGATGAGCAGAAAGAGGAGGCGATAAGGGCCATCCTCGGCACCGCTGCCGAACCTTCCCCCAGAGTGAAACCTGCAGTGATAGCGGCCCTCCCCGACGAGGTGGCGATCTGCCGTTATTTTGAGCTTCCGCAGCTTGAGAAGGCAAGGGAGGATACCGCCGTCAGGACCGCCGTGAT
It encodes the following:
- a CDS encoding heme NO-binding domain-containing protein, with product MANKAIEDLITRDHGEAMWEQVRKKAGLEVEAFISTESYPDEMTYNLVGAASAELSMPPGDVLRAFGRHWVLRTAAESYRDLMESTGRSLGEFLDNLPDLHARVSLLFPDLKPPRFIVSDRREQSLHLHYFSGRRGLAPFVEGLLQGLAERFGTEIELRALALKDGGADHDEFRITWKTAGERL
- a CDS encoding PAS domain S-box protein, giving the protein MRDFSAGLDHRQLMEAFPFHVVFGPSLEVLQAGPSLAVLLRDDLRGKRISDFFTFRYPEVPFTFESVREHRGLLFILEYRERPVILRGQMMHNAIPEYIIFLCSLWVTEPDSLRKLGLSLHDFALHDPVNELLQVLEIQKTAVQDAKKAAEKLSVERKRLRATVETSLDSLVSIDRAGRITEFNSAAEKIFGYRREEIIGKTIADTLVPESHRQRHREGMKRHLDTGESAILGRRIELPALRADGTEFPAEVSITRFEIGDEPHFTGFIRDITERRKAEADLLEEHRIFMSGPVVVFKCLAAPPWPIEYISPNVTQFGYRVEEFLEGKVSYADLIHPDDQKRIADEETLYRVSEAAYYRLDYRIICKNGEVRWVTDYTFEIRNASGTVTHLHGYILDITDRKTAESSLSEREEHLRSIVNNVIDGIITTDHRGVIRTVNRAAESIFGYRAAELVGNNVTMVIPAAYREQHDSSMEEYLRTRKAKIIGIGRECEGLRKDGTTFPIDFAIGEMYQGDQLMFTGIVRDITERKRAEEKITQKTSELQAIFNAFPDLFFRLDASGVILDYISGKSTDLYLEPSHFIGKKVQEILPAEVSGRVVQGLTGALASGTMASLEYSLPMPGGEAAFEARFMALSQSQVIAIVRNITERRKMEEELKKAKEEAESSNLAKSEFLANMSHDIRTPMTAIIGMTELARDAETAADQQYYLSLVKNSAEALLALMNQILDLSKLEAGQLNIDEIPFRPAELVEQVMSLFRIKGQEKNIALSSSVEESVPEYVRGDPALLRQILINLCGNAVKFTEKGGIKLTVASRETGAKCVHLLFRVSDTGIGIPKDKLGSIFGRFTQADSSISRRFGGTGLGLYITQNLVEALKGTIKVESVEGAGTTFSMEIPFQCGTVILDEKQESAAPAEHAPSAGKAPGGQVSILIAEDSRESQVLLSTILKKAGHAIALAESGTAAVELFRRQDFDLVLMDLHMPEMDGLEATRRIRGLERERGSRRVPIIALTAHAMAEYRNRAFFAGMDDYLTKPFTREVLLQSIQRWLLDLPTILVVEDTSENLLLIERYLKKETAWRVIYATTGRDGLSVYLNNKVELVITDIEMPVMNGIEMVKAIRESGGRKTPVIAMTAHSDKEEIARIHEAGCDVIVQKPLRREILLDVIRQYMSSRGIPGEREVEREEVAHPAPVKKDMLSHIDGEILSLIPLYLDNRRRDAAAIEEYLSAANFPEIRKLGHKMKGSGGMYGLDNMTVLGSELEKAAKESDSAGIMSLFARLKQEIDRIDKVLKAR